The Notamacropus eugenii isolate mMacEug1 chromosome 4, mMacEug1.pri_v2, whole genome shotgun sequence DNA window ctcccaGTGGTCAGCTGGTACTAGGAGGGCAGGGCCAAGTATAAATTACTGATGAATGGGGCAGCTTGTACTTGCTTTGTAGGATTGTATGGAATTGTGATATATCCTACCAAACAGAGAGTCTAATAaagtgcacatttttatagttggTGAAATTCTTTCCAATTTAATATGGTGTGCATGGTAAAATTTGTAATTCTAGAAACTCGTTAAACAGCTTAGAGGCACCCAGGGATTCACTCAGATGGAATGCCATCTGCCTTCCCCTCATCCTTCAGCTCTTGACACATGCCAGGCACTTACTGACATGGGTGGACAGCTAACCTGAATCCAGCCTGATGGccatcatcatttctcttcacCTCCAATGGGAGGGATGTGATTTCCACTTCTGAAGTCCCTTGACCTTGTCTCTGTGAAAGTCCTGACCACTTCTGTGATGTCTGACCTCCAGTAGCACCAGTATCTGAAGGTTAGGTGTTTAGGGTATATTCCACTGCTTGGACAGGAGAATGTCTCCCCCTCTTCGTTCATCCAGAACCAGCCTGGAGGTATCccattttcttgcttctcttgagaTCAGTACTTGCTTCTATGAAAACAAGTAcaaagactgttttctttttaaaatcaagttctTCTACCCCATCTCCACGATAACTGGTGGCCCAGCAAAGACTGGGCTCGGTGACTTATTTTCAGGAGGCAGTTTCAGACAGTGATCAGGTCCCAGAGCACGCCTGTCTGGCAGCAGTGGATCAGCAGCTCGTCCTCACGATGCCTCCTTGGGCTTTGCCCAGCACACACCATCCTTCCCCTGCCAGATTCAGGCCTTCTTTTGTTTCCATTCATTCTGTGAAGAGAAGAGCCAGGGtgagaaaggaaggcagggatCAGGTCTCCACAGAGCAGCATGCTggagactgggggagggggcacTGCCTCCTGCCTAGGACCCTAACCAAGCAGGCTTGCTGGCCACTCTTGCTTTCTTTGATGGTTCTCCCTGGGGAACCAGCTCTCCTGCTTTGGCCTTTTCCAGGCAGGTCAGACCAGCCATTCTTCCTGAGCAGTGCTGGATGCATGGTCTGTGTGGCTCTCCTCAGGTGGCCTCCCGAGGGGGTCTGTACTCCCTCTGTACTCTGGTCAGTTCCTAGGATCCCAGACCTTGGGCACCTTGGTAGCTAAGGTTCTTAGTCCTGGGCAGCTGAGCTGTGGTTAAACTCCCAAAGGGATGCTGGGAAGTAAGTGCATCATTCATACCCTGCCTAAATCCCTGGTTTGGCTTGGCTTACTTGGTCATTACCAGTTATGAAGCGCTGTGGCTGCTGTATTCTCCACTCCCCTGACCTAGGGAGCTGGCCAGCTGAAGAGCTGGCATCTTGAGACCCATCATGCCCACCCTGAGCCCTTACCCGGATGGTTTTCTGGAGCTCAGACAGTGCTTCCTCATACTGAGGCACCAGGGACTTCAGGTGTTCACCCCGGATTACATGCTTTCCCAGCTCTGGAGCTCTTGCCTCTTTCAACATCTGAAGGAATTTCTGCTCCTGGGGAAAAGAATGGTTCCAGTCAGGGGAGAACTGGGGTCAGCCTTCCCTCAAGCCATTCCTCATAGGTAACTAGCTACTAGGAATAGGTGCTTCTCTCCCAGGATCTGGGCTCTGACACACACAGTCTGGGGCATGTGTGGGGAAGGTGGCAGCGATGCGGATTGGTTTTGGATCCTCATGGGGCTCACCTGTACTTTCAAGAGCAGAGTGAATGCCAGCCCTGTATTCCCAGCTCTGGCTGTTCTGCCTACCCTGAAATCAGACACAAGGAGACAGATGTCTTGCAGTTAGGTTAGTAACACAAATAACCAGAACACCCAGAAGATTGGGGTCTGAAGGAGAAAGGGCAGAAATACCCTATGCCCCCCCTCACCGATGCACATAGGTCCTGATGTACTGTGGGGCATCGTAGTTGATAACAAGTTTCACTCCCTTCACGTCGATGCCTCGAGCAGTGGCGTCTGTGCTGATGAGGCTGTAACGAGGTCAAGGGAACAAACACTGGTCCATCTGCCCCATCCCACAGCCCTGCTCTTCCCAGGCTGGACACTAAGTGTTCCCTGGTGGAGGCCTAGCTCACTGGGCCCAAGCTGGGCTGTACTGCCACATGGAGGGGCCCAGGGGGGCTGTCAGGTTAAGAACAGACAGTAAATGGGCATGGCCAAGCTTTCTGTGCTCCCTACCCTTGAGCTTCCAGCCACCTTCCTTCATAATACTCACAGCTGAATCTTGCCCTGTTCAAACTGTTTCAGGATTGATTTCCTCTGGCCAGGTCCAAATCTGGAGGAGAACTCAGCCACGGGTACCCCCCCAAAGGCCTTGACCAGCAGGAACAacctggagagaagggaaggaggtgcTTAGTGGTGAACATTCACTCCCAGGACACCTCCTGTGACCTCTTCTGTGCCCTCTCACTCTCACCTGTGCGAGTGCTCCCGGGAGTTGGTGAAGCAAAGAACCCGAGAGAACTTCATGTTGTGCATCAAGTGCAGGATGACCAATGGCTTGGAGTTAAGGGTGCAGGGCACATAGAAATGCTGTGGGAGACACGGACAGAGCTTGATGTCGCCCACTCAGTGATCTGCTAGGAAACTGCAGAGTTGGCTCTAATGCCCACTCTTCTACTTTGGGGACCCGAAGCTGCTCAGActactttccctttcccctcgGGGTCCCACCAAAGGGGCAGCGTctgccccttccctccttccccttgctCTCACCGAAAGCCCGGCAGGGAAAGCATACTTCCCCTGCCCATCCTGCTCAGTCCCTGGCTGCACTGAGGATCCCTGGCTCTCCAGGCCAGTGGAGAAGAGCTGGGGCTGGTAGAGGCCCAACTCCTGAATCTTCTCTGGGTTCTGAGTCAGTGTGGCTGAGAACAGCAGCTTCTGGAGGGGCATCTGAGGCTGGCTTGTGCTAAAAGAGACAGAGCCATTTGTGCGCTGGGTCTGGAGAGATTGCTATCAGCTGCCCTCAGCTGGCTGCATCTGGAGATAGCAGCACAGCCAGTCCTGGCTCTTCTGGGCCATTCTGCTAAGTCCTTCTCCCCACTAAGAAGGACACATCCATCATGAGCAGGACTAGATGGCTCGCTGGTGCATgtacctcttccctccctcccctccccactagGCCTGGCTCCTTTCTGAAAAGGGATGGGGTACAACCTTGGTTAACAGCAATGACCAATCACGGTTCTCCTCAGGAAGTGGGTGGTAGAATGGTTTAACAATTGGTGGGTGAAGAAAATCCAGCCCAGTGCCTGTACCTGGCAGCAGTTATAGCTCTGGGTTCTACCCTCTGGAAGAGGGGACTGAAGCCTTGGACGCTGTCACCCTGGAAAACAGCTTTCACCACCCGCGGCAGCCAGGACTGGTGCATGCTGTCAATCATTTGGTCAGCTTCATCAATGATCTGTGGAGTGGTGGGTGACTTCAGAGGAAGCCTGCTCCCAGTAACACTCCAGCTTCCAAGCTGGGGTCTCATGGTCCCCCTGTGCCTCCCCCCCAGCAGACAACCAACAGAGAATACTGTCCTCAGTGCTCCAGTAACCACTCTGGGCATTATACCCAGCTAGGCCACCTCACACAACAGCTGGACACCCAGGCACTCACCCAGGCTAGCCGTGCAGCTGACAGGGCAGGTCCCAGGCTGGGCTGACTTACCAGAAAGCGCAACTGCCTGAGGCTAAAGCCTGGTGTCTGATCAATGTGGTCCACCAGCCGGCCAGGGGTGGCAACAACAATGTCTGCCAGGCTGCAGTACCCAGAGTCCCTGCAACACCACACAATGCCCCTGTGACTCTGGTGACCAAATCCGGTTCAAGGCAAGATGAACTTCCcttatctccctcccccatttGTCTTGAAGGGCCATCTTGGTAGTCATGAACCTCTCCCTGAAGAGGTACAATCCTAAGCACCCTCTTCCATAGGCTGTACAACAGCCCCTGGGGATCCCAGGAGGGTCTGGCATTGGCAACAGAGCCGCAAACATAGGTGAGCGTGTTTAGTGTGGCAAGAAGACCAGGTGGGCTCTCTTGTGGGATAGGCCACACAAGAGGCAGACTCCTGCTTGTGGGAAGGGTGTAGACATTGGTCAAAGTAGGAGAGGCAGGGTGCTGGGGTCCAGGAACTCATTTTTTGGAGCTGAAAAGGCCAGGGACATGCTGAACATGCCCAGCCAACGTCAGCCAGGAAGGAGGACTGGCTCCACCAGTCCAAAGGGCCTGACATAAGAAGTCAGCACAGACGCAAAAAAAACCTACGTTTTCTGGACAAGGAGCTCCTGTTCCTTTGCTAGAGATTTCTGTCCTGTGATCTGGGCGACATGCAGAGGAGTGCCATCAGCATAAACGTTGAACACTTTGCTCACCTGGAGGGAGCGAGCAGAGTTCAGCACTAGCAAACACACAGGATCACCTTTAGGGAGGGCAAGCTCCTTGAGGTAGGAACTGTTAGCCTTTCCTCCTCACATCCCCAGCACCCAGTTCAATGCCCAGCACcaagcaggcacttaataaaagccaCCTGGGGACTGACCAGCATAAGGCCTAGAGTCCCCAAGGGGGAACTATGTGAAAGAGAGCTGGGCAGGGGCAGCAGCTGGGCTCTGTGGGCACAAAGTCCCCTAAAGACAAATGCTATCAGGTTTCAGCTCCCTCACAAGCGGTTGTCTGGCCACAAGAGCAGTACTTGCAGCCAAATAAGAAGGGACAGTAAGAAACTACGTCCTGAATGCCTTTGGGAGTCTGGTGATGCTTCTCCTTCCACAATATTTTTAAACCATAAAAGAAGATTCACAGGattccaaaggaaaccaatgataattgaaagaaaacctttttttttccatccaactTCATGGAATCCTTGAAACCTACCACAGAGCCGCAAGGGAGCTGGGGCCCACAGAGCCCAGGTTAAGAAGTCCTAGACTGGAAGGAGTAAGGATTTCTGGGGGAACAGCTCAGGTCACAGTCTGGAGTGGCTTCTGTCCCAAGGAAGCACAgcaagccaaagaaaacaaagaaccaCCAACCTGCTGGGCCAGCTCCTTCGTTGGCAGCACCACCAGGGCCCGTATATGACACACCACCCGCTCCAACAGGACCTGGGGATAAATTCAGAGAGACCTCTTCAGTCAAAGTGCCTCAGAGAGGCTGCCTTCCTGCTGACCCCCCAGCTGGGCGCTTCCCTATTCAGTTAGGGCTTGAGGCAGGAAAAACTCAGCAGCCCCATGGAGACAGGGCCTCCTGGACTGGCAGAGCTCCTGCCTCTCTGTCCCAATCAGCTTACTTGGATCACGGGGATGACGAAGGACAACGTTTTTCCACTGCCTGTTGGGGCAGACACGCAGATGTCACTGGGCTGGTAGCCACCCCTCCCAACCAGGAATCCATGGGATGCACTCTCCAGGAGGGCGGGAATCACGGCTGCCTGGACTGGACAGAGCGGAGAACAAGATGGCAGCTCGGCAGAGAATGACAACAGAAGCAACAGCTGATATTTCCCTAGAGTGCTGCAAACAAATCCTGTCTCCTGTGATTCTTACAAAGTGGGCACTTCAGGTAACAGTGCCACTGTGGCCTAGAGAGGTTTTGTGATGTGGCGCCTGTCCCACGGCTTTGAAGCTTAAGATATCACATCATGCCATACCTCTCTAAGGATGGAGCCATTCCTGTCTACACAGGATGAGCCAGCCTGAAGGCCAAGGAGCATCAGGTCAAGCAGAGGCCAGAGCAGCTATAAGGCACAGAAGTCAGTCTATCGACAGCCCGCCACCCCAGCCCAATGGGAGAGGAAGGCCCATGTCCAACCTGGCATAGACTATAAAGGGGCAAGTTAGGGCCAGAACAGACACAAGCATCTTGTCTCCTCGACCGAGGCTCATGTTACCTCCTTGCTGTCCTTCTGGGTCAGGGTCCCCGCCTGCGGGACTCTCTCTTGCACACACAGGTTTTGAGGCTGCTTTGGCCATCAAGATACAGGCCAACCAAAGGGAGAGAGGTCAAGGCTGCCTCAGACTGTCACTAGTGTTTTTAGGGAAGGTAAAGTAGCGGTGTGGAGTCTTACTTTCCCATGAGAGAAAACCTGAGGTCTCAGAGAAGTAAGTGTGAAGGGTAGTATGTTGCAGGTCTAGGGGCTACTGCTTTGGAAACTGCTAAGGGAGCAGATTCTGGCATCGGGGCTACCTGGAAAATAGGACAAGATGCCGTtggtctttaatttcttttgtagGCAAGGATGGATTCCAGGGATATCCTGGATTGGGACGAGGTCATCTCTGACACTCTTCTGGACCTGGCGGGGTTCTGCAAGCCATTTGGGTAAGAAAGGCTGAACCTGGGAAAAGAATGACAGATTGGTAAAGAAGGGTGTAGGAAATAAAGCCAAGACCAGGGATGGGGCTGACAGGCACCCTCCTATGccctgtatgccaggcacttcACCAAATCAGCACCATCAGCTGCAAAGCTCACTTTACTGGCTAATAGTAGGGGATCTTCAGCAAAGGCCAGACTTGTGTTGGGAGCAGAACATGACATCCTGGATACAAGAACTCGCTGCCACATCACTGGCCTACCTTTGGAAGGGCCTTCTTGTCAGGCACTCCCAGAATGAGCGCACTATGCTGAGGTTCACTGGCCTCTTCCCAGGGCTCAGAGGCTCCTATTGAATTCTTTTCTCCTCCGTGCTCTTCATTGCTTTTACCTGAAAAGGGGGGAATTGGAGTGTGGGGATGTGAGAGATAAATGGAATCAACCCTTCTCTGTGACACATGGAGCCTGACTGTGTCACTAACGATGCCCACTCTGTGATCCCAGCTCCCCGGTGCTATCTTGGCTGGTGTTTCTCTCACCTGCAGCAGCTTCTGGTTTCTCCTGcgctgttttctttttcttctttccctttggtGTTCTGGGGCTGCTGGTCCCTTTTTGGCTACACTCAGGGTCTGTCCCTGGTTCTACCTTTTCTGACCTGTGCAGGCTCCCATCCTCTCGCTTCCTCTTCTTGGCTTTTTTTTGAGGTTCCTCTGGGGCTGGAGAACTTGGGCTAGTTCTGGCAGGGGCAGGGAGGCTGGTCTCAGCCTTGGCCTCCTGCTGCTTTTGTTTCTTCAGCTGCCGCTCCCGAGCTTGGATCTGAAGCCTCTGCAGGAGCACCTGGGCTCTGTCCTCGGCCCTAGCTCCTTTTTCTTGTTCCTCATATCTGGGATGAAGAAAATCATTAGTGCCTGTGTTAGGCCCTAAACTGAGGATCCCTGTGGGTAGTGGGGGCGAGGAGAGAAGCACTCTTATTTCCTTGGCACTACCTACTTACATGTTGTTCTTCTCTGACCCTAATGTTTTTTCACATCTTTTAGTTTGCAAATAAATTGTCATAAGCTTAAATCCTTTAGTAAAGTCACAGTAATAAATCCAGTCACACCTAATTCATAACTAAACTCATGACCTTCAAACACAGAGGATTCTAGGACAATCTAATAATgttaatttataaaatacttcctcCCATAATCCTCTACGTGTGTGAagattatcatctccattttacaggaggaaactaaagctctAAGATGTAaggagacttgctcagggtactGCTGGCAATCAGTTAACTGGGCCTGAAGCCTCCGTGACAATGTTCCTGACACCAGGCCACTTCTGAGGTACTGCCTCCCTCTGGGCCCCTTTGATCATTTTCCATGCTGGAGGGCTCAGAAGTGTAAAGGAGTCATCCTCATTTCCCACATCCAACCAAATGTCAGGTTTGGTCAGTCTTATCTTGACATCTGTCCCCTCCTCTCTCATTCGTTCCTACTCCCACAGTCTTACCTGGACTACCACAACAGTCTCCCAACTGGGCCTCCTTGCCTCTATCCTGTTCCccttctaatccatccttcatacaGATGACAAACTGATCTAATAACTGCCCAGGGCTTGACCACACCTACTCCTCTGCTCCAAAGTCTTCAGTGGCTCTCCAATGTCTACAGAACAAAATGCAAACTCTGTAGGCTAGCCTTCAAGGCCCCATGGAGAAAGAGACAGCACTGGTTTAGAGCCAGGGGAGACTGCTTTGGATCTCAGCTACAATGCAAACTCAGTGACCACTGGTGAGTCACCAGATAtgtctaggtctcagtttcctcacctgtgtcAGGTCAGGGTCAAAGGAGGCATGTAGGGAAGGCATTTTGTGCAATACTGATGTCTGACATGAGGATCTAGTTTTCCAGACTTGTTTCATTCTACTTTCTTCTACAACCCTCCTTTACGCTCAATTCAACAAAGAGAGTGTCTACAATGTATCAGGCCCTGTATGAGGTGCGGGGGAGGGGTACAACGATGAGAAATGACAGTCTCCATCCTCAAGGAGCATGTGAATCATTAAAGGAGGATATGCcccattggttaaaaaaaatatgccAGGAAAAGCACCATGGGGACAAAAGGCGAGACAAAAAGTCATGGGAAAAGTTTTGGAAGGGGAGAACTTCACGTAGGGTATCAGGGGAGGCTTCACAGGAGCTGGCACCAGAGCTCAGCCTGGAACGAAGAGGCTGATCTTGACAGGCCGAGATA harbors:
- the DDX51 gene encoding ATP-dependent RNA helicase DDX51 — encoded protein: MALFRIARYEEQEKGARAEDRAQVLLQRLQIQARERQLKKQKQQEAKAETSLPAPARTSPSSPAPEEPQKKAKKRKREDGSLHRSEKVEPGTDPECSQKGTSSPRTPKGKKKKKTAQEKPEAAAGKSNEEHGGEKNSIGASEPWEEASEPQHSALILGVPDKKALPKVQPFLPKWLAEPRQVQKSVRDDLVPIQDIPGIHPCLQKKLKTNGILSYFPVQAAVIPALLESASHGFLVGRGGYQPSDICVSAPTGSGKTLSFVIPVIQVLLERVVCHIRALVVLPTKELAQQVSKVFNVYADGTPLHVAQITGQKSLAKEQELLVQKTDSGYCSLADIVVATPGRLVDHIDQTPGFSLRQLRFLIIDEADQMIDSMHQSWLPRVVKAVFQGDSVQGFSPLFQRVEPRAITAASTSQPQMPLQKLLFSATLTQNPEKIQELGLYQPQLFSTGLESQGSSVQPGTEQDGQGKYAFPAGLSHFYVPCTLNSKPLVILHLMHNMKFSRVLCFTNSREHSHRLFLLVKAFGGVPVAEFSSRFGPGQRKSILKQFEQGKIQLLISTDATARGIDVKGVKLVINYDAPQYIRTYVHRVGRTARAGNTGLAFTLLLKVQEQKFLQMLKEARAPELGKHVIRGEHLKSLVPQYEEALSELQKTIRNEWKQKKA